The Arachis ipaensis cultivar K30076 chromosome B07, Araip1.1, whole genome shotgun sequence genome includes a window with the following:
- the LOC107606623 gene encoding uncharacterized protein LOC107606623 has protein sequence MRRPEHFECGRGVSPAKTLRRSNILCSCTPFTDLNREDTILLHEIFSSVPASPELLDQILPAIGETARRILSREGCDSNTLEIVVNLHVVTRRNIVQDSDIYNDDLCENVPELAQLVNLLERSKIDEQDDDAECAICLEKFGHGNEDSSVEVVRINCSHVFHDRCMLRWLRCCADHQSPYSCPLCRCLISPTSHGDDE, from the exons ATGCGACGTCCCGAGCACTTCGAGTGTggaaggggggtgtcacctgcaaagacactccgacgctcaa ATATCCTATGTAGTTGTACTCCATTCACAGACCTCAACAGAGAAGACACAATCTTATTGCATGAAATCTTCTCTTCAGTGCCTGCATCCCCTGAGTTATTGGACCAAATTTTACCTGCCATAGGCGAAACTGCAAGAAGGATTCTAAGCCGTGAAGGGTGTGACTCCAACACGCTGGAGATTGTTGTGAACCTTCACGTTGTTACCAGGCGCAACATTGTTCAAGATTCTGATATCTATAATGATGATCTCTGTGAAAACGTTCCTGAACTAGCACAACTCGTGAATCTGTTAGAGAGATCCAAAATTGATGAGCAAGATGATGACGCTGAATGCGCTATTTGCTTGGAGAAGTTTGGCCATGGTAACGAAGATTCAAGTGTAGAAGTTGTTCGCATAAATTGCTCGCATGTTTTTCATGATCGTTGCATGCTCCGCTGGCTCCGATGCTGTGCCGACCATCAGTCGCCGTATTCTTGCCCATTGTGCCGCTGCCTCATATCTCCAACTTCACACGGTGACGATGAATAG